One segment of Tenrec ecaudatus isolate mTenEca1 chromosome 1, mTenEca1.hap1, whole genome shotgun sequence DNA contains the following:
- the LOC142435298 gene encoding lysophosphatidylcholine acyltransferase 2B-like, translating to MSSTSSDSQSKDPRATKRKDCACQVDLWESNGTSQRSRSLYPPAVANPFVQHTRIGAWRWVRIVLLGAVLVPVRVCCCVILFLFIWPFVTLATVGRPPQPARPASDCRRTLTQPALRLLLQATFCLLGFVVRVRGALAPRAEARVLVVAPHTSFFDVIACVAAGLPSLVLAKRKLTFPGIRKVIQSTEPILVRRNDPASRKNTRNEILRRVRSGRHWRQIMIFPEGVCTNGSCLVTFKLGAFSPGVPVQPVLLRYPNTLDTVTWTWKGFSAFQIVLLTLSQVFTRMTIEFMPVYTPSDDEKQDPILFANTVRINMANALGLPVTDHTYEDCKLMISAGHLQLPMEAGLVEFTKISQKLKLNWDSIQQHLDDYAAIAVSSKGGKIGIEEFATFLKLPVSMPLRNLFALFDRNHDGSIDFREYVIGLTILCNPDDTERILQMSFMLFDLDKDGFITEQELTTILQAAFGVPDLDVSKLFHEIAGPDKKYISFKTFKKFGLKHPVYAKLFSSYLDLQAAHVYSLPQEVA from the coding sequence ATGAGCAGTACATCCAGTGACTCCCAATCCAAAGATCCCCGAGCGACCAAGCGGAAGGATTGTGCCTGCCAAGTGGACCTCTGGGAGTCCAATGGAACCTCGCAGAGGAGCAGGTCGCTGTACCCACCGGCCGTGGCCAACCCTTTCGTGCAACATACGCGCATCGGCGCCTGGCGCTGGGTCCGCATCGTGCTCCTGGGGGCCGTGCTGGTGCCCGTGCGCGTGTGCTGCTGCGTCATCCTCTTCCTCTTCATCTGGCCCTTCGTCACGCTCGCCACTGTGGGCCGTCCTCCACAACCGGCCAGGCCCGCTTCCGACTGCAGGAGGACGCTGACGCAGCCGGCGCTCCGGCTGCTGTTACAGGCCACGTTCTGCTTGCTGGGCTTCGTGGTCCGCGTGCGAGGGGCCCTGGCCCCGCGGGCCGAGGCCCGCGTCCTGGTGGTCGCGCCGCACACCTCCTTCTTCGACGTGATCGCCTGCGTGGCCGCGGGGCTTCCGTCGCTCGTCTTGGCCAAGCGGAAACTGACCTTCCCCGGCATCAGGAAGGTCATCCAGTCCACCGAGCCCATCCTCGTGAGGCGCAACGACCCCGCTTCCCGGAAGAACACCCGGAATGAAATCCTGAGGCGCGTGAGATCCGGAAGGCACTGGCGGCAGATCATGATCTTCCCGGAAGGGGTGTGTACGAACGGCTCCTGCCTGGTCACCTTCAAACTGGGGGCCTTCTCCCCCGGGGTTCCCGTGCAGCCGGTCCTGCTCAGGTACCCGAACACCTTGGACACGGTGACCTGGACCTGGAAGGGGTTTTCAGCATTCCAGATCGTGCTGTTGACCCTGAGTCAGGTCTTCACGCGCATGACCATTGAGTTTATGCCGGTGTATACCCCGAGCGACGACGAAAAACAAGACCCCATCCTGTTTGCCAATACCGTTCGGATCAACATGGCAAATGCCTTGGGTTTGCCTGTCACAGACCACACCTACGAAGACTGCAAACTGATGATCTCGGCAGGTCACCTCCAGCTACCCATGGAAGCCGGTCTGGTGGAATTTACGAAAATTAGTCAGAAGCTGAAGTTAAATTGGGATAGTATCCAACAGCATTTGGATGACTATGCGGCCATTGCCGTTTCCTCCAAAGGAGGAAAGATAGGGATCGAGGAGTTCGCCACCTTCTTGAAACTTCCAGTGTCGATGCCTCTGAGGAACCTTTTTGCTCTCTTCGACCGAAACCACGATGGCAGCATAGACTTCAGAGAGTATGTGATAGGCCTGACTATCCTATGCAACCCGGACGACACGGAAAGGATTTTGCAGATGTCATTTATGCTTTTCGATCTTGATAAGGACGGCTTCATAACCGAACAGGAGTTAACGACTATCCTTCAGGCAGCTTTTGGAGTGCCAGATCTGGACGTTTCCAAACTCTTTCATGAAATAGCTGGCCCAGACAAGAAGTACATTTCATTCAAAACCTTTAAGAAATTTGGCCTGAAGCATCCAGTATATGCCAAGTTATTTAGTTCGTACCTAGATCTCCAGGCAGCCCATGTCTATTCATTACCACAAGAAGTAGCTTAA